In Streptomyces ambofaciens ATCC 23877, a single genomic region encodes these proteins:
- the gltB gene encoding glutamate synthase large subunit → MDARPAAQGMYDPRNEHDACGVGFVATLTGEASHTLVDQALTVLRNLEHRGATGSEPDSGDGAGILSQVPDAFFREVAEFELPEAGAYAVGIAFLPVDGTEDAVARIETIAAEEGLTVLGWREVPVAPQMLGATARSTMPVFRQIFVTDGVSQGIALDRRAFALRKRAEREVGVYFPSLSARTIVYKGMLTTGQLEPFFPDLSDRRFASAIALVHSRFSTNTFPSWPLAHPYRFVAHNGEINTVKGNRNWMRARESQLASDLFGSSSDLERIFPVCTPDASDSASFDEVLELLHLGGRSLPHSVLMMIPEAWENHDSMDPARRAFYQFHSTMMEPWDGPACVTFTDGTQVGAVLDRNGLRPGRYWVTDEGLVVLGSEVGVLDIDPAKVVRKGRLQPGRMFLVDTAEHRIIEDDEIKAQLAAEKPYAEWIEAGEIELSDLPEREHIVHTHASVTRRQQTFGYTEEELRVILAPMAKAGAEPIGSMGTDSPIAALSDRPRLLFDYFTQLFAQVTNPPLDAIREELVTSLRSSLGPQGNLLEPTAASCRSVLLPFPVIDNDELAKLIHINADGDMPGFKAATLSGLYRVHGGGDALAARIEEICAETDAAIENGARLIVLSDRHSDAEHAPIPSLLLTAAVHHHLIRTKQRTEVGLLIEAGDVREVHHVALLIGYGAAAVNPYLAMESVEDLVRAGTFLQAVDGEPEQAIRNLIYALGKGVLKVMSKMGISTVASYRGAQVFEAVGLDEEFVATYFNGTTTKIGGVGIDVIAKEVAARHAKAYPASGIAPAHRALDIGGEYQWRREGEPHLFDPETVFRLQHSTRSGKYDIFKKYTERVNEQSERLMTLRGLFGFKSDRQPIPVDEVEPVSEIVKRFSTGAMSYGSISQEAHETLAIAMNQLGGKSNTGEGGEDPERLYDPARRSSIKQVASGRFGVTSEYLVNADDIQIKMAQGAKPGEGGQLPGHKVYPWVAKTRHSTPGVGLISPPPHHDIYSIEDLAQLIHDLKNANPQARIHVKLVSEVGVGTVAAGVSKAHADVVLISGHDGGTGASPLTSLKHAGGPWELGLAETQQTLLLNGLRDRIVVQTDGQLKTGRDVVIAALLGAEEFGFATAPLVVSGCVMMRVCHLDTCPVGIATQNPVLRDRFSGKAEYIVNFFRFIAEEVREILAELGFRSIEEAVGHAETLDVTRAIDHWKAQGLDLEPLFHVPALPEGAVRHQAVVQDHGLEKALDNQLIKLASDALSASSATDAAPVRAQVAIRNINRTVGTMLGHEVTKKFGGAGLPDDTVDITFTGSAGQSFGAFVPRGVTLRLEGDANDYVGKGLSGGRIVVRPDRGADHLAEYSTIAGNTIGYGATGGEMFLRGKVGERFCVRNSGALVVSEGVGDHGCEYMTGGHAVVLGETGRNFAAGMSGGVAYVIDLDRDNVNVGNVGAIEALDDADKQWLHDVVRRHQEETGSTVAEKLLADWPSAVERFGKIIPSTYKAVLAAKDAAERAGLSETEITEKMMEAATNG, encoded by the coding sequence ATGGATGCTCGCCCTGCTGCGCAGGGTATGTACGACCCCCGCAACGAGCACGACGCCTGCGGCGTCGGTTTCGTCGCCACTCTCACCGGCGAGGCATCGCACACCCTGGTGGACCAGGCGCTCACCGTGTTGCGCAACCTGGAGCACCGCGGTGCCACCGGCTCCGAGCCCGACTCGGGCGACGGCGCGGGCATCCTCTCCCAGGTGCCGGACGCCTTCTTCCGCGAGGTGGCCGAATTCGAGCTGCCCGAGGCCGGGGCGTACGCCGTCGGCATCGCCTTCCTGCCGGTCGACGGCACCGAGGACGCCGTGGCGCGGATCGAGACGATCGCGGCGGAGGAGGGCCTCACCGTCCTCGGCTGGCGCGAGGTCCCGGTCGCCCCGCAGATGCTGGGCGCCACCGCGCGTTCGACCATGCCGGTCTTCCGCCAGATCTTCGTGACGGACGGCGTCTCCCAGGGCATCGCCCTCGACCGCCGCGCCTTCGCGCTGCGCAAGCGCGCCGAGCGCGAGGTCGGCGTCTACTTCCCGTCGCTGTCCGCGCGGACCATCGTCTACAAGGGCATGCTGACCACCGGCCAGCTGGAGCCGTTCTTCCCGGACCTGTCCGACCGCCGCTTCGCCTCCGCGATCGCGCTCGTGCACTCCCGGTTCTCCACGAACACCTTCCCGAGCTGGCCGCTCGCCCACCCGTACCGCTTCGTCGCGCACAACGGCGAGATCAACACGGTCAAGGGCAACCGCAACTGGATGCGCGCCCGCGAGTCCCAGCTCGCCTCGGACCTGTTCGGCTCGTCCTCGGACCTGGAGCGGATCTTCCCGGTCTGCACGCCGGACGCCTCCGACTCGGCCTCGTTCGACGAGGTGCTGGAGCTGCTGCACCTCGGCGGGCGTTCGCTGCCGCACTCGGTGCTGATGATGATCCCGGAGGCGTGGGAGAACCACGACTCCATGGACCCGGCCCGGCGCGCCTTCTACCAGTTCCACTCCACGATGATGGAGCCCTGGGACGGCCCCGCCTGCGTCACCTTCACCGACGGCACCCAGGTCGGCGCCGTGCTCGACCGCAACGGTCTGCGCCCCGGCCGCTACTGGGTCACCGACGAGGGCCTCGTCGTCCTCGGCTCCGAGGTCGGCGTCCTGGACATCGACCCGGCCAAGGTCGTCCGCAAGGGGCGCCTGCAGCCCGGCCGCATGTTCCTCGTGGACACCGCCGAGCACCGCATCATCGAGGACGACGAGATCAAGGCCCAGCTCGCGGCGGAGAAGCCGTACGCCGAGTGGATCGAGGCCGGCGAGATCGAGCTGTCCGACCTGCCCGAGCGCGAGCACATCGTGCACACCCACGCCTCGGTCACCCGCCGCCAGCAGACCTTCGGGTACACCGAGGAGGAGCTGCGCGTCATCCTCGCGCCGATGGCCAAGGCCGGCGCCGAGCCGATCGGCTCCATGGGCACGGACTCGCCGATCGCGGCGCTCTCCGACCGCCCGCGGCTGCTCTTCGACTACTTCACGCAGCTCTTCGCCCAGGTCACCAACCCGCCGCTGGACGCGATCCGCGAGGAACTGGTCACCTCCCTGCGCTCCTCGCTCGGCCCGCAGGGCAACCTGCTGGAGCCGACGGCCGCCTCCTGCCGCAGCGTCCTGCTGCCGTTCCCGGTCATCGACAACGACGAGCTGGCCAAGCTCATCCACATCAACGCCGACGGCGACATGCCCGGCTTCAAGGCCGCGACCCTCTCCGGTCTCTACCGGGTGCACGGCGGCGGCGACGCCCTCGCCGCGCGCATAGAGGAGATCTGCGCCGAGACCGACGCCGCCATCGAGAACGGCGCCCGGCTGATCGTCCTGTCCGACCGCCACTCGGACGCCGAGCACGCCCCGATCCCGTCGCTGCTGCTCACCGCGGCCGTGCACCACCACCTCATCCGCACCAAGCAGCGCACCGAGGTGGGCCTGCTGATCGAGGCCGGCGACGTCCGCGAGGTCCACCACGTCGCCCTGCTCATCGGCTACGGCGCCGCGGCCGTCAACCCGTACCTGGCCATGGAGTCCGTGGAGGACCTGGTCCGCGCGGGCACCTTCCTGCAGGCCGTCGACGGCGAGCCCGAGCAGGCCATCCGGAACCTGATCTACGCCCTCGGCAAGGGCGTCCTCAAGGTCATGTCCAAGATGGGCATCTCCACCGTCGCCTCCTACCGCGGCGCCCAGGTCTTCGAGGCCGTCGGTCTCGACGAGGAGTTCGTCGCGACGTACTTCAACGGCACCACCACCAAGATCGGCGGCGTCGGCATCGACGTGATCGCCAAGGAGGTCGCCGCCCGGCACGCCAAGGCCTACCCGGCCAGCGGCATCGCGCCGGCGCACCGCGCGCTCGACATCGGCGGCGAGTACCAGTGGCGCCGCGAGGGCGAGCCGCACCTGTTCGACCCGGAGACGGTCTTCCGCCTCCAGCACTCCACGCGCTCCGGCAAGTACGACATCTTCAAGAAGTACACCGAGCGCGTGAACGAGCAGTCCGAACGGCTGATGACGCTGCGGGGCCTGTTCGGCTTCAAGAGCGACCGGCAGCCGATCCCGGTCGACGAGGTCGAGCCCGTCTCCGAGATCGTCAAGCGCTTCTCCACCGGCGCCATGTCGTACGGCTCCATCTCCCAGGAGGCGCACGAGACCCTCGCCATCGCCATGAACCAGCTGGGCGGCAAGTCCAACACCGGTGAGGGCGGCGAGGACCCGGAGCGCCTGTACGACCCGGCGCGCCGCTCGTCGATCAAGCAGGTCGCCTCGGGACGCTTCGGCGTCACCTCCGAGTACCTGGTCAACGCGGACGACATCCAGATCAAGATGGCGCAGGGCGCCAAGCCCGGCGAGGGCGGCCAGCTGCCCGGCCACAAGGTGTACCCCTGGGTCGCCAAGACCCGGCACTCCACCCCCGGCGTCGGCCTGATCTCCCCGCCCCCGCACCACGACATCTACTCCATCGAGGACCTGGCCCAGCTGATCCACGACCTCAAGAACGCCAACCCGCAGGCCCGCATCCACGTGAAGCTGGTCTCCGAGGTCGGCGTCGGCACGGTCGCGGCGGGCGTCTCCAAGGCGCACGCGGACGTCGTCCTCATCTCCGGCCACGACGGCGGCACGGGCGCCTCCCCGCTCACCTCGCTCAAGCACGCGGGCGGCCCCTGGGAGCTCGGCCTCGCCGAGACCCAGCAGACCCTGCTGCTCAACGGCCTGCGCGACCGGATCGTCGTGCAGACCGACGGCCAGCTCAAGACCGGCCGGGACGTCGTCATCGCCGCCCTGCTCGGCGCCGAGGAGTTCGGTTTCGCGACCGCGCCGCTCGTCGTCTCGGGCTGCGTCATGATGCGCGTCTGCCACCTCGACACCTGCCCGGTCGGCATCGCCACCCAGAACCCGGTGCTGCGCGACCGCTTCTCCGGCAAGGCCGAGTACATCGTCAACTTCTTCCGGTTCATCGCCGAAGAGGTCCGCGAGATCCTCGCCGAGCTGGGCTTCCGCTCCATCGAGGAGGCCGTCGGCCACGCCGAGACCCTCGACGTCACCCGCGCCATCGACCACTGGAAGGCGCAGGGCCTCGACCTGGAGCCGCTCTTCCACGTGCCCGCGCTGCCCGAGGGCGCGGTGCGCCACCAGGCCGTCGTCCAGGACCACGGCCTGGAGAAGGCGCTCGACAACCAGCTGATCAAGCTCGCGTCGGACGCCCTGTCCGCCTCCAGCGCCACCGACGCCGCGCCGGTGCGCGCCCAGGTCGCGATCCGCAACATCAACCGCACGGTCGGCACCATGCTCGGCCACGAGGTCACGAAGAAGTTCGGCGGAGCGGGCCTGCCCGACGACACCGTCGACATCACCTTCACCGGCTCGGCCGGCCAGTCCTTCGGCGCCTTCGTCCCGCGCGGCGTCACGCTGCGCCTGGAGGGCGACGCCAACGACTACGTCGGCAAGGGCCTCTCCGGCGGCCGGATCGTCGTCCGCCCGGACCGGGGCGCCGACCACCTCGCCGAGTACTCCACCATCGCCGGCAACACCATCGGCTACGGCGCCACCGGCGGCGAGATGTTCCTGCGCGGCAAGGTCGGCGAGCGCTTCTGCGTCCGCAACTCCGGCGCGCTGGTCGTCTCCGAGGGCGTCGGCGACCACGGCTGCGAGTACATGACCGGCGGTCACGCGGTCGTCCTCGGCGAGACCGGGCGCAACTTCGCGGCCGGCATGTCCGGTGGCGTCGCGTACGTCATCGACCTCGACCGCGACAACGTCAACGTCGGCAACGTCGGCGCGATCGAGGCGCTCGACGACGCAGACAAGCAGTGGCTGCACGACGTGGTGCGCCGGCACCAGGAGGAGACGGGCTCCACCGTCGCCGAGAAGCTGCTCGCCGACTGGCCCAGCGCCGTGGAGCGCTTCGGCAAGATCATTCCCAGCACGTACAAGGCAGTGCTCGCCGCCAAGGACGCCGCCGAGCGAGCCGGTCTCTCCGAGACCGAGATCACCGAGAAGATGATGGAGGCGGCGACCAATGGCTGA
- a CDS encoding VIT1/CCC1 transporter family protein — protein MAIIETEAPLHEAHRDNHTHRDVNGGWLRPAVFGAMDGLVSNLALMTGVAGGAVGQQTVVLSGLAGLAAGAFSMAAGEYTSVASQRELVEAELDVERRELKKHPADEEAELAALYEARGVEPRLAREVARQLSRDPEQALEIHAREELGIDPGDLPSPLVAAVSSFGSFALGALLPVLPFLLGATALWPAVVLALVGLFLCGAVVAKVTARSWWYSGLRQLALGGAAAGVTYALGSLFGTAVG, from the coding sequence ATGGCCATCATCGAAACCGAGGCGCCGCTGCACGAGGCGCACCGTGACAACCACACCCACCGCGACGTGAACGGCGGCTGGCTGCGCCCCGCCGTCTTCGGCGCGATGGACGGCCTGGTCTCCAACCTCGCCCTGATGACCGGCGTCGCGGGCGGTGCGGTCGGCCAGCAGACCGTCGTGCTGAGCGGCCTGGCCGGTCTGGCCGCCGGCGCCTTCTCCATGGCCGCCGGCGAGTACACCTCCGTCGCCTCGCAGCGCGAGCTCGTCGAGGCCGAGCTGGACGTGGAGCGGCGTGAGCTGAAGAAGCACCCGGCGGACGAGGAGGCCGAGCTGGCCGCGCTCTACGAGGCGCGGGGTGTCGAGCCGCGGCTCGCGCGCGAGGTGGCCCGGCAGCTGTCCCGCGACCCCGAGCAGGCGCTGGAGATACACGCCCGCGAGGAACTGGGCATCGACCCCGGCGACCTGCCCTCGCCGCTGGTCGCGGCCGTGTCCTCGTTCGGCTCGTTCGCGCTGGGCGCCCTGCTCCCCGTGCTGCCCTTCCTGCTCGGCGCCACCGCGCTGTGGCCGGCGGTCGTGCTCGCGCTCGTCGGGCTGTTCCTGTGCGGCGCGGTCGTCGCCAAGGTGACGGCACGGAGCTGGTGGTACAGCGGACTGCGGCAGCTCGCCCTCGGTGGCGCGGCGGCCGGTGTGACCTACGCCCTGGGCAGTCTCTTCGGAACGGCCGTAGGATAG
- a CDS encoding glutamate synthase subunit beta: MADPKGFLNHGREVAKTRPVEERVKDWNEVYVPGSLLPIISKQASRCMDCGIPFCHNGCPLGNLIPEWNDYAYREDWSAAQERLHATNNFPEFTGRLCPAPCESACVLGINQPAVTIKNVEVSIIDKAWETGDVAPQIPERLSGKTVAVIGSGPAGLAAAQQLTRAGHTVAVYERADRIGGLLRYGIPEFKMEKRHINRRIEQMRAEGTRFRTGVEIGRDLKATDLKKRYDAVVIAAGATTARDLPVPGRELNGIHQAMEYLPLANKVQEGDFVAPPISAEGKHVVVIGGGDTGADCVGTAHRQGAASVTQLEIMPRPGEERDAVRQPWPTFPMLYKVTSAHEEGGERVYAVSTTHFEGDEDGNVQWLHMSEVEFIEGRLTPKPGTERKIPAQLVTLAMGFTGTDRDNGLVDQFGLELDERGNIARDADFQTNVPGVFVAGDAGRGQSLIVWAIAEGRSAARGADSFLTGASELPAPIRPTDRALAV; the protein is encoded by the coding sequence ATGGCTGATCCCAAGGGCTTCCTGAACCACGGCCGCGAGGTCGCCAAGACCCGCCCCGTCGAGGAGCGCGTCAAGGACTGGAACGAGGTCTACGTCCCCGGCTCCCTGCTGCCGATCATCAGCAAGCAGGCCAGCCGCTGCATGGACTGCGGCATCCCGTTCTGCCACAACGGCTGTCCGCTCGGGAACCTGATCCCCGAGTGGAACGACTACGCCTACCGCGAGGACTGGTCGGCCGCGCAGGAGCGCCTGCACGCCACCAACAACTTCCCGGAGTTCACCGGCCGCCTGTGCCCGGCTCCGTGCGAGTCGGCGTGTGTGCTCGGCATCAACCAGCCGGCCGTCACCATCAAGAACGTCGAGGTCTCGATCATCGACAAGGCGTGGGAGACCGGGGACGTCGCCCCGCAGATCCCCGAGCGCCTGTCAGGCAAGACCGTCGCCGTCATCGGCTCGGGCCCGGCCGGTCTCGCCGCCGCCCAGCAGCTCACCCGGGCCGGCCACACGGTCGCCGTCTACGAGCGCGCGGACCGCATCGGAGGCCTCCTGCGGTACGGCATCCCCGAGTTCAAGATGGAGAAGCGGCACATCAACCGCCGCATAGAGCAGATGCGCGCGGAGGGCACCCGCTTCCGCACCGGCGTCGAGATCGGCCGCGACCTCAAGGCCACCGACCTGAAGAAGCGCTACGACGCCGTGGTCATCGCCGCCGGTGCCACCACCGCCCGCGACCTGCCGGTCCCCGGCCGCGAGCTCAACGGCATCCACCAGGCCATGGAGTACCTGCCCCTGGCCAACAAGGTCCAGGAGGGCGACTTCGTGGCGCCCCCGATCTCGGCCGAGGGCAAGCACGTCGTCGTCATCGGCGGCGGCGACACCGGCGCCGACTGCGTGGGCACCGCCCACCGCCAGGGCGCGGCCTCCGTCACCCAGCTGGAGATCATGCCCCGGCCGGGCGAGGAGCGGGACGCGGTGCGCCAGCCGTGGCCGACCTTCCCGATGCTCTACAAGGTCACCAGCGCCCACGAGGAGGGCGGCGAGCGCGTCTACGCCGTCTCCACCACCCACTTCGAGGGCGACGAGGACGGCAACGTCCAGTGGCTGCACATGAGCGAGGTCGAGTTCATCGAGGGCAGGCTCACCCCGAAGCCGGGCACCGAGCGCAAGATCCCGGCCCAGCTGGTCACCCTCGCCATGGGCTTCACCGGCACCGACCGGGACAACGGACTGGTGGACCAGTTCGGCCTGGAGCTCGACGAACGCGGTAACATCGCCCGGGACGCCGACTTCCAGACCAACGTGCCGGGTGTGTTCGTCGCCGGTGACGCCGGCCGCGGCCAGTCGCTCATCGTCTGGGCGATCGCGGAGGGCCGCTCGGCCGCCCGCGGCGCCGACAGCTTCCTGACCGGGGCCAGCGAACTGCCGGCCCCGATCCGCCCGACGGACCGCGCTCTCGCGGTCTGA
- a CDS encoding ADP-ribosylglycohydrolase family protein, giving the protein MASTARIPPAPVPGDAVGLRDRARGALLGLAVGDALGAPAENMKPSEIRARWGRITGYVATKPAGTDDTEYAIFSGLLLARYGSALTPAHVETAWHEWIADREEGPFRGAGFSERGTLENLRRGLAAPISAQHRHAWSDGLAMRAAPYGVFAAGRPAEAARLVAIDGSVSHDGEGIYGGQAVAAGVAAAMAGAPPVAVVASALAVVPDDSWTARCLRRAMTAAHRGERAVRSAVVIGGYPWTDLAPEAVALAFGAYAAADGDFTDAVLTAVNMGRDADTTAAVAGALAGATRGVAAIPAEWAAAIGPARGSCLPAMAGHHVLDVADLLTRAAVERRRAAGTEAAGRVESSRVGGALPPGDGPRPGPADAPVPTPTDIPVPAPTPLPTPAWTDDPTPTPASAPAPPPPPPPTPTPTSRRAPSPAPGPTPPPAEDDAVVGVWP; this is encoded by the coding sequence GTGGCATCCACCGCCCGCATTCCCCCGGCCCCCGTGCCCGGGGACGCCGTCGGACTCCGCGATCGGGCCCGGGGCGCGCTGCTCGGTCTGGCCGTCGGCGACGCCCTCGGGGCGCCGGCCGAGAACATGAAGCCCTCCGAGATCCGCGCCCGCTGGGGCCGCATCACGGGGTACGTGGCCACGAAGCCGGCCGGCACCGACGACACCGAGTACGCGATCTTCTCCGGTCTGCTGCTGGCCCGGTACGGCTCCGCGCTCACCCCGGCCCATGTGGAGACGGCCTGGCACGAGTGGATCGCGGACCGGGAGGAGGGCCCGTTCCGGGGCGCCGGTTTCAGCGAACGCGGCACCCTGGAGAACCTGCGCCGGGGCCTGGCCGCGCCCATCTCCGCGCAGCACCGCCACGCCTGGAGCGACGGGCTGGCCATGCGGGCCGCCCCCTACGGCGTGTTCGCGGCGGGCCGTCCCGCCGAGGCGGCCCGGCTGGTGGCGATCGACGGTTCGGTCAGCCACGACGGTGAGGGCATCTACGGCGGCCAGGCGGTGGCGGCGGGTGTCGCCGCGGCGATGGCGGGGGCACCGCCCGTCGCCGTCGTGGCCTCCGCGCTGGCCGTCGTGCCGGACGACTCCTGGACGGCCCGGTGTCTGCGCCGCGCGATGACGGCGGCCCACCGCGGCGAACGCGCCGTGCGCTCCGCCGTGGTCATCGGCGGCTACCCGTGGACCGACCTGGCCCCCGAGGCGGTCGCGCTCGCCTTCGGCGCCTACGCGGCGGCCGACGGCGACTTCACGGACGCCGTGCTGACGGCCGTCAACATGGGCCGCGACGCGGACACGACGGCAGCGGTGGCAGGTGCCCTGGCCGGCGCGACCCGGGGCGTCGCCGCCATCCCGGCCGAGTGGGCGGCGGCCATCGGCCCGGCCCGCGGAAGCTGTCTGCCGGCGATGGCCGGGCACCATGTGCTGGACGTGGCCGACCTGCTGACGCGGGCCGCGGTGGAACGGCGCCGCGCCGCGGGGACCGAGGCTGCCGGCCGGGTCGAGAGTTCCCGGGTGGGCGGGGCCCTTCCCCCGGGCGACGGGCCCCGCCCGGGACCGGCCGACGCACCGGTGCCGACACCGACCGACATCCCGGTGCCGGCACCGACGCCGCTGCCCACACCGGCCTGGACCGACGACCCGACGCCGACACCGGCGTCCGCGCCGGCACCACCGCCGCCGCCGCCGCCGACGCCGACGCCGACCAGCAGGCGTGCGCCGTCACCGGCTCCCGGGCCCACCCCGCCCCCGGCCGAAGACGACGCGGTCGTGGGGGTGTGGCCGTGA